In the Purpureocillium takamizusanense chromosome 5, complete sequence genome, one interval contains:
- the VPS24 gene encoding Vacuolar protein-sorting-associated protein 24 (COG:U~EggNog:ENOG503P12C~BUSCO:EOG0926510L) gives METFKSLFSKPDPQAQVRKCNALLRSNIRKLDRDISTVKQVEIKTKNLIVQADRRAQRDPTRQKQAQKEVRDFARELVRARRTSARLVTSKAQLNSVQMQVNEAFAVRKIEGSIKASVGIMKDVNTLIRLPELSGTMRELSVELMKAGIIEEMVEDALPEDPDMFMEDDEAEGEVDKVLGEILKDRKEPALPAAPLPEPQQPVQEEEEEEEEDAEVMMDQMRNRLDALRS, from the exons atggAGACGTTCAAGTCGCTCTTCAGCAAGCCGGACCCCCAGGCGCAG GTCCGAAAGTGCAACGCCCTCCTCCGATCCAACATCCGCAAGCTCGACCGTGACATCTCGACAGTAAAGCAGGTCGAGATCAAGACCAAGAACCTCATCGTCCAGGCCGACCGGCGCGCCCAGCGCGACCCCACGCGCCAGAAGCAGGCCCAGAAGGAGGTGCGCGACTTCGCCCGCGAGCTggtccgcgcccgccgcaccTCGGCCCGCCTCGTTACCTCCAAGGCCCAGCTCAACTCGGTCCAGATGCAGGTCAACGAGGCCTTTGCCGTCCGCAAGATCGAGGGCTCCATCAAGGCCAGCGTCGGCATCATGAAGGACGTCAACACCCTCATCCGCCTGCCCGAGCTGTCGGGCACTATGCGCGAGCTGAGCGTCGAGCTCATGAaggccggcatcatcgaggAGATGGTCGAGGACGCCCTGCCTGAGGACCCGGACATGTTCatggaagacgacgaggccgagggcgaggtcgacaAGGTCCTGGGCGAGATCCTCAAGGACCGCAAGgagcctgccctgcccgccgccccgctgcccgagccgcagcagcccgtgcaagaggaggaggaggaggaggaggaggacgccgaggtcATGATGGACCAGATGCGGAACCGCCTAGACGCCCTGCGGAGCTAG
- the wos2 gene encoding p23 chaperone protein wos2 (BUSCO:EOG09265BE5~COG:O~EggNog:ENOG503P2NF) translates to MSETATPEVLWAQRSSVSDASKNFVYLTISVPDVPKEGLQLDLKPSSLTFTGTSATLKRKYHVELEFYAEIDPEESKINHTSKNIEIKLQKKELKEEYWPRLLKDSKKLHFLKTDFDKWVDEDEQNEAPEEDFSQFGGMGGMPGMGGGGDFGGIDFSKLGGGAGMPDLGDLSAGAGEGDDDDSGDDDDDDDMPALEGDVKEGAKKD, encoded by the exons ATGTCCGAGACAGCAACCCCTGAGG TTCTCTGGGCCCAGCGCTCTTCCGTCTCCGATGCCTCCAAGAACTTCGTCTACCTGACCATCTCGGTCCCCGACGTCCCCAAGGAGGGCCTCCAACTCGACCTCAAGCCTAGCAGCCTCACCTTCACCGGCACTTCGGCCACGCTCAAGCGCAAGTaccacgtcgagctcgagtTCTACGCCGAGATCGACCCCGAGGAAAGCAAGATTAACCACACCTCCAAGAACATCGAGATCAAGCTGCAGAAGAAGGAGCTTAAGGAGGAGTACTGGCCTCGGCTTCTCAAGGACAGCAAGAAGCTCCACTTCCTCAAGACCGACTTCGACAAGtgggtcgacgaggatgagcagAACGAGGCTCCCGAGGAGGACTTCTCGCAGTTTGGTGGCATGG GTGGAATgcccggcatgggcggcggcg GTGActttggcggcatcgactTCTCTAagcttggaggcggcgccggcatgcCTGACCTGGGCGACTTGAGCGCCGGTGCTggtgagggcgacgacgacgacagcggcgacgacgacgacgatgacgacatgCCTGCGCTCGAGGGTGACGTCAAGGAGGGTGCGAAGAAGGACTAA